CGTGGATCGAGCCACCGGCCGTCGGAGATCCGATGAAGGCGCACTCCCTGTCACGGAACTGGATCCACGCCTCCTCTGCCGACTGCAGCCGCGCGCGGCTCTCGGGTGAGAGGCGCGTGCGCAGCTTCGTGTAGACGGCATTGAGTTGCCGGTCGGCGTCCTGTAGCGCGGCACCCGCCTGCTGGTTGAGCTCCATCTGGCTCTGCGCGAAGCCCGCCGCCGGCATCGCGACGGCTGCCATAAGGAGCGCGACCAGCGGCCGAATCATCGCGGCCAGGCCCGCAGCGAAACGAGACCGCCGTCGATCGGCAGCATCACGCCCGTCACCCAGCGCGATTCGTCGGAAGCGAGATAGACCGCGCCATGGGCGATGTCCCAGGCCGTGCCCTCGACCTGCATCGGCACCATCTTCTTGCGCCGGTCGCGCGCCTCGGCGCCGAGATGCGCCACCATCGGCGTGTGTACCGAGCCCACGATGATGCAGTTGGCGCGGATGTTCTGCGTCGCATAGTCGGCCGCGACCGACATTGTGAAGCCGTGCAGGCCGGCCTTGGCCGTCGCATAGGCCACCGCGCCGGCACTGCCCATCAGGCCCAGCGCGCCGGCGATCGACGACACCATGATGATCGAACCGCCGCCGCCTTCCTTCATGCGCGGCAGGCAGGACTTGGTGCAGAGCATCGTCGTCGTGAGATTGGCCTCCAGCACCTTGTTCCAGGTTTCGAGCGTGACCGTCTCGGGCGTGCCCGGTCCGCCGATGCCGACATTGTTATGCAGGATGTCGAGGCGGCCATATTTCTTCATCGCGAAGTCGGCCATCGCCTCGGCTTCATCGATCTTCGCCACATCGGCCGCGAAGACCGACGCCTCGCCGCCCTCGTCCTTGATCTGCTTCGCCAGTCCCTCGGCGCGTTCGGCGCTGCGATTGACGAGGACGACCTTGGCACCTTCCTTGGCGAACAGCAGCGCCGTCGCCATGCCGTTGCCGACGCCCTCGCCGCGCGGCGCCGCACCCGTCACCACCGCCACCTTGCCCTGCAGCCGTCCGGCCATGTCTACTCTCCGCCCAGATGAATTCAGGCGCGGACCTTAGCCGGGAGAGGAATACGATGACCAGCAAGACGGAGACGTTCGAGGGCGGCTGCACCTGCCGGCACGTGCGCTATCGACTCACCTCGAAGCCGCTGTTCGTCCATTGCTGCCATTGCCGCTGGTGCCAGCGCGATTCCGGCACGGCCTTCGCGATGAACGCCATGATCGAGGCCGACAGGGTCGAGCGGCTGGGCGGCGAAGTCGAGGTGATCGACACGCCGACGCTCAGCGGCAAGGGCCAGAAGATCTCGCGCTGCCCGAAGTGCCGCATCGCGGTGTGGAGCAACTATTCAGGCGCCGGCCCGACGGTGCACTTCGTGCGTGTCGGCACGCTCGACGAGCCCGACCGGCTGCCCCCCGACATCCATATCTTCACCATGAGCAAGCAGCCCTGGGTCGCGCTGCCCGCCGCCGTTCCGGCGGCGGCTGAGTACTATGACCGCAACGAACTCTGGCCGAAGGAGAGTCTCGACCGATTTGCCGCGCACAAGGCGAAGAACGCGTCCTGAGCTAGGACCAGTAGACCGCCAGTTTCGCCGCCAGCCACTTCGCCAGAGCGGCATTCACGGCGACCGGCTGCTCCTGCGCCATCCAATGCCCCGACGGCACGACCACTTCAGTGAGGTCGGCGCAGTCGCGGCGCATCGGGTCGGCGAGCTTCGAGGTCATCGTCTCGCAGGTCGTGTCGTAGGCGCCGTGCAGGAACAGGACCGGCATGGCGAGCCTGCCGCCGTTCTTCGCCCGCTTCGAATAGGCGGCGTTGGCCTTGTGGTTCATGTACCAGGAGTCGGGGCCGAAGAAGCCGTTTCTGGTCAAGGCTGCGGCATAGGCCTCCATGTCCGCCTCGGTCAGCACGTCGGGATCGCGCGGCACGTCGGGGCAGGCGCCGCCGCCGAACCAGCCGCCGGCCATGCGCACCATCGAGGTCGGCGCGGGCTTTCCGACCCGCGACGGATCGCCCTTGCGGAACAGCGCCTTCACCAGGTTGCGCGGATTGGCGTCGAAGCTCGCGCAGGCCTTGTCGAAGCTCTCCTCGTAGAAGAACTGGTAGTCCCACTGTCCGGCCGGAAACTGGGCCTCGGGATAAAGCGCGCGGTCGACCAGCGGGACGACGGTCTCCAGCGTAAAGCCCGTGGACAGATAGGGCACACACAGGCTCGCCACGCCCACCGTCTTCTCGGGGTGATGCGCGGCCATGTTCCAGACGACGGGGCTGCCCCAGTCGTGGCCGATCCACACCGCCTTGTCGCGACCGAGTGAAGTGAGCAGCTCGACCATGTCGGCCACGATCTCTTCCTGCGCGAAATCCTCGTGCCGTGCATAGGTGCTGGAGCGGCCGTAGCCGCGCATGTCCGGCGCGATGCAGCGGAAGCCCAGGGCAGCAAAGGCCGGGAGCTGGTGCCGCCAGGAGAGCGACAGCTCGGGCCATCCGTGGACGAAGATCAGCAGCGGGGCGTCTTTCGCTCCGCAGGCGAGGTAGCCCGTCGTGTGACGGGCGGTCTTGACGGTGTGTTCGGTGACCGGGAATGTCATGGCAAGGAGAAGGTCACATGGAAATCGATACCGGCACAACCGAACTCTTGTGCAGCGTCCGCGACGGCGTCGCGCTGATCACGCTGAACCGCCCCGAGGCGCGCAATGCGATGTCGCCCGACCTCACGGAGGCCCTGCGCAACCAGATCAAGGCGCGCGGCGACGACGATGCGGTGGGCGCCCTGCTGATCACCGGTGCCGGCACCGCCTTTTGCAGCGGCGGCGACGTGAAGGGCATGGGCGGCCGCGGCCCGCGCGGCCAGATGAGCTACGAGGAGCGGCTGGCCGACCTGCGCTGGCGGCAGACGCACCTCACCGGCGCGCTGGTCGCCGTGCGCAAGCCCACCATCGCCGCCCTCCCCGGCGCGGCCGCCGGCGCCGGCCTCGCGATCGCGCTGGCCTGCGACATCCGGATCGCCGCGAAGTCCGCCTTCTGCACCACCGGCTACGCCAAGATCGGCCTCTCGGGCGATTACGGCATCTCGTGGCTGCTGACGCGCACTATCGGCCCGATGCGGGCGCGCGAGCTGATGTTCACGTCCGAGAAAGTCAGCTCCGAGCGTTGCGAGCAGATCGGACTCGTCAATCGCGTGGTCGACGACGCCAAGCTGCAGGACGAAGCCTTTGCCTTCGCCAAGTCCCTGGCCGAAGGTCCGCGGGTCGCGCTGCGCCACATGAAGGACAATCTCGACGAGGCGCTGCACATCAACTACTCGGACGCGCACTATCGTGAGGCCGAACGTCTGGTCCAGTCCTCACGCACCGAGGATCACAAGGAAGCGGTCGCGTCCTTCGTCGAGAAGCGCAAGCCGGTGTTCAAGGGGCGGTAGCGGTCACCCACCCCACCTTCACCAAAATCACCTCACCCTGAGGAGCGCTCCGCAGGAGCGCGTCTCGAAGGGTGGGCACGAGCACTACGCCTGTTGCCCATCCTTCGAGACGGCGCGCTGCGCACACCTCCTCAGGATGAGGTGGTGCTGGTGAAACCCTTCGATCAATCCCTGTAGTTCGCCGACCGCTTCTGCAGGTTCGACATGATGGCTTCGAGCTGGTTGGGCGAGCCGATCAGCTTCTGCTGCTCGACCGACTCCATCATCAGTCCGGAGGCGGCATCGGTCGCGACGGCGGCGTTCAGCAGCCGCTTGTTGGCGCGCATCGCGTCGGGGCTCTTGGAGGCGATCTCCCGCGCCGTTTCCAGCGCCGCGGCACGCGGATCGTCGACCACCTTCGTCACGAAACCCATCTCGCGCGCCTCGACGCCGTTGAAGATGCGGCCGGTGTAGGTGAGCTCTCGCACCACGTCCTCGCGCGCCAGATGTCGCATGAGCTGCGTGCCGGCGAGGTCGGGCACGAGGCCCCACTTGATCTCCATCACCGAAAAGCGCGCGTCGGCCGTGGCGTAGCGGATGTCCGGTCCCAGCGCGATCTGGAAGCCGCCGCCGAAGGCCACGCCGTGGACGGCGGCGATCACCGGTACCGGCAGCTCGCGCCACAACCAGGCGCATTGCTGCGGCCGGTTGGCGATGCCGTGAGTACGCTTGGTGAGGTCGCGCACGCCCGGCACCGCGTCGCCTTCCGCCTTCATGGCGGCAAAGCTTCCCATGTCGAGGCCGGCGCAGAAGGCCTTGCCCTCGCCCGACAGCACGACACAGCGCAGGCCCGGCATGGTGGCGAGCTTCGCGCCCGCCTCGATGATGCCCTCGAACATCGCCGGATCGAGCGCGTTCATCTTGTCGGCACGGATCAGGCGCACGTCGGCGACGCCGTCCTTGAGATCGATCGAAACGCGGTCCTTCATTTGTCCCTCTCCGATTTCATCCATTCGCGCAGGCGGCGCTTCACTTCGTCGGGGTCGAGCCGTTGCGGCGGCGCCAGACTGCCATCGTCGCGCTTGGGCCACATCAGGACGGCGATGCCGCGTTGCACGTCGGCGAAGGTGCAATCGTCCGGCAGGCGGTCGAGCAGCGCCCGTACCTGGTCCTTTACGCTGCCTTCCATAGTGCTCATCGCGTCACCATCAGCCAGATGCCCTGCGCTATGTAGACCGCGCCCAGCGCCAGGATCACGCGGCGCGTCCAATGATAGAACTGCTTGTCGGACATGCGGTCGAGGAAACTGCGCGACAGGGTCGTGCCGACCACCGCGAAGGCGGCAGCGTAGCCCATGACCAGCCACTGTTCGAGGTCGCGGCCGGCCGGACCTTCGATCACCAGGCCGAAATAGATCACCTTGGTGAGATGGCCCAGAACCTGTGCCGCGGCCTTGGTGGCGACGTTGACCTGCCGCGTCATGCCGGTGCGAACATAGAAGATGTCGAGCAGCGGGCCGGTCACGCCCGAGACGAGCTGGATGGCGCCGCCGATGGCGCCCGCCAGGAACGCCTGCCCGCCGCGCTCGATGTTGGGCGCGATGCGCTGCGGCACCGCCAGCGCGATGAACGGCGTCGCTCCGACAGCCATCAGCACCAGCGCCTTGTCGGGAACGAAATCGAAGAAGGAGAAGACAACCAGCGAAGCCACGGCCCCTGCGCCGAACTGCAGCACGACGTTCCAGTTCACGTGATGGCGCCACAGCCAGGCCCGCCAGCCGTTGGCCGCGATCTGGATGACGCCGTGGAACACCATGGCGACCGGCACCGGCAGGAAGAGCAGCAGGAAGCCGATCAACAGCATCCCTCCCGCCATGCCGAAGATGCCGGAGACGAACGAGGTCACGACGGCAACGACCGCGAGTGCCGCCAGGACGGGAAGCGAGAACATCGGCATCGGGCGTAGCGCAGCGTGCAGACCGTGTCGAGGATGGGCTAGTGTGCCGGCATGACCGACACAGAACTTCTCTTCACTCCGGCCGTGCAGGCCGCCGCCCTCATCCGCAACAGGAAGCTTTCGCCCGTCGAATATCTCGACGCGGTCCTCAAAGCCGCCGAGCGCGCCAACCCCGTGATCAACTGCTTCCGCGAGGTCATGGTCGACCGCGCGCGACGTGACGCGAAAACGGCCGAGGAAGCCGTCACACGGGGTGAAAAACTGGGCCCCCTGCATGGCATTCCGATCAGCGTGAAGGACCTCGTCGACGTCGAGGGTGCGCCGACCCGCCACGGCTCGGCAATCTTCGAGGGCAACGGCCCGGCCGCGGCCGACGATCTGCTGGTGCAGCGCCTGCGCGCCGCCGGTGCGGTCATCTTCGCCAAGGCGACGACGCCCGAGTTCGGCGTGAAGGGACTGACCGACGGCCCGTTTGGCGTCACGCGCAATCCGTGGAATCTGCAACGCACGCCGGGCGGTTCCAGCGGCGGCGGCGCGGCGGCGGTGGCGGCCGGCCTCGGCCCCCTCTCCCTCGGCACCGACGGCGCGGGCTCGGTGCGCGGCCCCGCCTCCTGCTCGGGGCTGGTCGGCCTCAAGCCGACCCTGGGCGCCGTGCCCTACGACACCACGCGCGACGCCTACGGCAACAACATCTATGCCGGCCCGCTGGCGCGCTCCGTCACCGACGCCGCGGTCATGCATTCGGTGCTGGTCGGTCCGAGCGACAAGGACCCCTGGACCCTCTCCGGCAGCGCGCAGAAGCCGCTGTCCCCGAAGCTCGCGGGCAGCGATCTGGCCGGCGTCCGCATCGGCTACATGGAGCGCACCGCCAATCCACGCGTCGCCGCCGACGTGCGCGACAACACGCGCGCTTCGCTCGCGGCCTGGGAGGCGATGGGCGCCGAGGTCGAGGAGGTCACCGACAAGATCGACTGGATCGAATACGAGGGCCGCGTTCTCTACCAGGCGAATTTCGCCGTGTTCTGCGCGCAATACCTGCCGAAGTGGCAGAACCAGATGGACCCGGTGACACTCGCCTTCATGGAGCGCGGCGCCAAGTTCACCCTGGCGGACTTTCGCAACGCGCAATTTGCGCGCACGACGCTGTTCCGCAAGATCCAGTCCCTGTTCGAGCGCTACGACTTCCTGGTGATGCCGACCAACGCGCGCACCGCGCTCGACGTGACGCACGACGCGGCCAACGACGAGGTGATGATCGACGGCGTGAAGTGCGGCATCACCCGGCAGGGCTGGACCTCCTACCAGTATCCTTTCAACCTGACCGGCCATCCCGCCTGCGCCTACCCGTCGGGCTTCGGCACGGACGGGCTGCCGACCTCCGTGCAGGTCGTGGGCAAGTGGGGCGCCGAGACCGACGTCCTGCGGATGGGCGCCCTGCTCGAAGCCGCCCGGCCGTGGGCGCAGCATCGGCCACCGACGCGCTGATCGTCCGCAACGCGGGCCGCGCAGGCATCGGAGCTTTGCGCGGCCGGGGACGTTCTTCTAGGCTCCTCCCAAACATGAACAGGAGGAATCAATGCGTTTGGTAGCGGTCATTGGAGCACTTGCCGGGCTTGCCTTCGGGTCGGGAACGGCTTTCGCGCAAGCTTTCGACAAGCCCATCAAGATCATGGCGCCCTATGCGCCGGGCGGGAACATCGACGTCACCGCCCGCATCATCGCCGACAAGCTGCGCGAGGTGACGGGCGTCACCGTCATCGTCGAGAACAAGGCCGGCGCCAGCGGCATGATCGGCAGCGATATCGTCGCCCGGTCGGCGCCCGACGGAACGAGCCTCCTGGTCTCGGCCAACTCGCTGGTCGCGGTGCCGGCCATCTACGGCAATGCGCCCTACGACTGGCGCACGGCCTTCACGCCGATCACCCATATCCAGCGCGTGCCGGCCGTCCTCGTCGTGCCGCCCAGCTCGCCGATCAAGACCCTGGCCGACTTCATCGCCCTCGGTAAGGACGGCAAGTTCGCGGTGGCCGATTCCGGCGTCGGCACCACCAATCATCTCGCGATCGAGCTGATCGGCGAGGCCACCAACACCAAGTACACGCTGGTCCACTACAAGGGATCGGGCGCCGCCATGATCGACGTGATGGCGGGCCAGGTGCCGGCCCAGGTCGACCAGCTGAACGCCGCCCTCGGCAACATCAAGTCGGGCAAGCTGCGCGCTATCGCGGTGTCGTCCGACAAGCGCGTGCCGCAGCTTCCCGACGTGCCGACCTTCAAGGAAAGCGGCGTGAAGGGTCTCGAGAACTTCACCTTCGCGACCTTCACCGGCCTGTTCGGTCCGGCCAAGATGCCGCCGGAGGTCGTGGCGAAGATCAACGAGGCGATGGTCAAGGTCCTGAAAGACCCGGCCGTCGTGCAGCGTTTCGCCGACCTCACCGCCGAGGCCTATCCGACTACGCCGCAGGAGACCGCGGCGATGTTCGACGCCGAGGACAAGATGGTCGTCCCGCTCATCAAGAAGCTGCAGATCAAACCGGAGTAGCCCGTTCGATGTCCTTCCTGCCGGCCGCCATCACGCCCATCGTCCTGTTGCTGATCTCGAACGTCTTCATGACGTTCGCTTGGTACGGGCACCTGAAGTTCACCGACAAGCCGCTGTGGCTGGTGGTGGTGGCAAGCTGGGGCATCGCCTTCGCCGAATACTGTTTCGCCGTTCCGGCCAACCGGTACGGCCACGCGGTCTATTCGGCCGCCGAGCTCAAGACCATGCAGGAGGTGATCACGCTCACCGTGTTCGCCGCCTTCTCGGTGCTGTATCTCGGCGAGCGCATCACCTCGAACCACCTCGTGGGCTTCGCCCTGATCTGCGGCGGCGCCTTCTTCATCTTCAAGGGACCGCTCCCGTCCTGGTGAAATCACCAGTCCGGCATGGGATGAGGCGGTCCGTCACCGCGTAGTCTGTCCAGGGGGACCCACGGCTGACGCAACTCCGAACCGCACGACGATTCGAACACGGGCTGCTCGCGGTAACCCTCGCCCTCGCGGCCAGCCTGCGCCTGTGGGATCTCTCCGCTAACGGGTTCGGCAACGAATACTACGCCGCCGGCGTGCGCAGCATGCTGCAGGGCGCCGGCCTCTTGTTCTACAACGCCTTCGATCCGGCAGGGCTGGTCTCGCTCGACAAGCCGCCGCTGGCCTTCTGGATCCAAACGGTCTTCGCCGCCGCGCTGGGCTACGGCACCTGGGCGATCCATCTGCCGCAGGCGCTGGCCGGTACCGCCTCGGTGGCGGTGCTGTATTTCCTGCTGCGAAAGCCGTTCGGCCGGTCGGTGGCGCTGATCGCGGCCTTCCTGATGGCCCTGTCGCCCATCGCCGTCGCGGTCGACCGCTCCAACAACACCGATGCCTGGCTGGTCCTGTTCCTGCTGATCGCAGCCGGGCTCGCCCTCAGGGGTCGTGGCCTGTCGCTGGTCTTCGCGATGGTGGCGCTGGGCTTCGCCTTCAATGTGAAGATGCTGGCGGCGCTCGTCTGCGGTCCCGCGCTCCTCGCCGGCTGGTGGCTCTCCAGCCCGCTCGACTGGCCGCGGCGGCTGGGCTGGATGGTCGCCGGCGGGTTCGCACTGGCCGTCGTCTCGCTGTCCTGGGCGGTCATCTTCGACCTGACACCGGAGCGGCTGCGGCCGCAGGCCGGCAGTAGCAAGAGCGGATCCATGCTCGAGCTGATCGTCGGACACAACGGGATCGAGCGCTTCGTGCGCGACCGGCGTCCACAAGCCCCCGCGACGACACAGGCGCCGCACGCCCTGGCATACGACGCGGCGCCGGTCGGACCGCTGCGCCTCGCCACGCCGATGCTGGCGGGGCAGTTCGCCTGGGCGCTGCCCTTCGCGGTGCTGGGCACCATCCTGGCGTGGCGGAGGCGACGCGCGGCGGTTGCGCTATGGGCCGGATGGGCGCTGACCTACGGCATTGTCTACAGCGCCGCCGGCGGCATCTTCCACATCTACTATCTCGTGACGCTCGCTCCACCCCTGGCCGCCCTGGCGGCCATCGGTGGCGTGGAACTCTGGCGGCGCGGTGCGGTGCCCCTCGCCCTCGGAGTCGCCGCCACGGCGCTCTGGCAGGCCTATGTCACCGGCGGGACGCTCGGCTGGACCGCAACCTGGACCGGCTTTCCCGCCGTCGCGCTGTTCGCGGCCGCCGCGGCGGCCTGGCGCGACCGGCGGCTGACGGCGCTGATCGGTGTCGTCGCGCTGCTGCTCCTGCCCACGGCCTGGGCGCTCAGCCCGATCTTCTCGCCGGGCAACCTCATCCTGCCGTCGGCCAGTCTGCCGCGCTGGCTAGGTATGGACGACGGACGCGGCCCCATCCTATCTCGCACG
This DNA window, taken from Reyranella humidisoli, encodes the following:
- a CDS encoding lysozyme inhibitor LprI family protein, whose translation is MIRPLVALLMAAVAMPAAGFAQSQMELNQQAGAALQDADRQLNAVYTKLRTRLSPESRARLQSAEEAWIQFRDRECAFIGSPTAGGSIHGMIVAQCQARLTLVRVKDLETQLNCPEGDLSCVRN
- a CDS encoding SDR family NAD(P)-dependent oxidoreductase; its protein translation is MAGRLQGKVAVVTGAAPRGEGVGNGMATALLFAKEGAKVVLVNRSAERAEGLAKQIKDEGGEASVFAADVAKIDEAEAMADFAMKKYGRLDILHNNVGIGGPGTPETVTLETWNKVLEANLTTTMLCTKSCLPRMKEGGGGSIIMVSSIAGALGLMGSAGAVAYATAKAGLHGFTMSVAADYATQNIRANCIIVGSVHTPMVAHLGAEARDRRKKMVPMQVEGTAWDIAHGAVYLASDESRWVTGVMLPIDGGLVSLRAWPR
- a CDS encoding GFA family protein encodes the protein MTSKTETFEGGCTCRHVRYRLTSKPLFVHCCHCRWCQRDSGTAFAMNAMIEADRVERLGGEVEVIDTPTLSGKGQKISRCPKCRIAVWSNYSGAGPTVHFVRVGTLDEPDRLPPDIHIFTMSKQPWVALPAAVPAAAEYYDRNELWPKESLDRFAAHKAKNAS
- a CDS encoding alpha/beta hydrolase, whose amino-acid sequence is MTFPVTEHTVKTARHTTGYLACGAKDAPLLIFVHGWPELSLSWRHQLPAFAALGFRCIAPDMRGYGRSSTYARHEDFAQEEIVADMVELLTSLGRDKAVWIGHDWGSPVVWNMAAHHPEKTVGVASLCVPYLSTGFTLETVVPLVDRALYPEAQFPAGQWDYQFFYEESFDKACASFDANPRNLVKALFRKGDPSRVGKPAPTSMVRMAGGWFGGGACPDVPRDPDVLTEADMEAYAAALTRNGFFGPDSWYMNHKANAAYSKRAKNGGRLAMPVLFLHGAYDTTCETMTSKLADPMRRDCADLTEVVVPSGHWMAQEQPVAVNAALAKWLAAKLAVYWS
- a CDS encoding enoyl-CoA hydratase-related protein produces the protein MEIDTGTTELLCSVRDGVALITLNRPEARNAMSPDLTEALRNQIKARGDDDAVGALLITGAGTAFCSGGDVKGMGGRGPRGQMSYEERLADLRWRQTHLTGALVAVRKPTIAALPGAAAGAGLAIALACDIRIAAKSAFCTTGYAKIGLSGDYGISWLLTRTIGPMRARELMFTSEKVSSERCEQIGLVNRVVDDAKLQDEAFAFAKSLAEGPRVALRHMKDNLDEALHINYSDAHYREAERLVQSSRTEDHKEAVASFVEKRKPVFKGR
- a CDS encoding crotonase/enoyl-CoA hydratase family protein: MKDRVSIDLKDGVADVRLIRADKMNALDPAMFEGIIEAGAKLATMPGLRCVVLSGEGKAFCAGLDMGSFAAMKAEGDAVPGVRDLTKRTHGIANRPQQCAWLWRELPVPVIAAVHGVAFGGGFQIALGPDIRYATADARFSVMEIKWGLVPDLAGTQLMRHLAREDVVRELTYTGRIFNGVEAREMGFVTKVVDDPRAAALETAREIASKSPDAMRANKRLLNAAVATDAASGLMMESVEQQKLIGSPNQLEAIMSNLQKRSANYRD
- a CDS encoding TSUP family transporter, with protein sequence MPMFSLPVLAALAVVAVVTSFVSGIFGMAGGMLLIGFLLLFLPVPVAMVFHGVIQIAANGWRAWLWRHHVNWNVVLQFGAGAVASLVVFSFFDFVPDKALVLMAVGATPFIALAVPQRIAPNIERGGQAFLAGAIGGAIQLVSGVTGPLLDIFYVRTGMTRQVNVATKAAAQVLGHLTKVIYFGLVIEGPAGRDLEQWLVMGYAAAFAVVGTTLSRSFLDRMSDKQFYHWTRRVILALGAVYIAQGIWLMVTR
- a CDS encoding amidase; its protein translation is MTDTELLFTPAVQAAALIRNRKLSPVEYLDAVLKAAERANPVINCFREVMVDRARRDAKTAEEAVTRGEKLGPLHGIPISVKDLVDVEGAPTRHGSAIFEGNGPAAADDLLVQRLRAAGAVIFAKATTPEFGVKGLTDGPFGVTRNPWNLQRTPGGSSGGGAAAVAAGLGPLSLGTDGAGSVRGPASCSGLVGLKPTLGAVPYDTTRDAYGNNIYAGPLARSVTDAAVMHSVLVGPSDKDPWTLSGSAQKPLSPKLAGSDLAGVRIGYMERTANPRVAADVRDNTRASLAAWEAMGAEVEEVTDKIDWIEYEGRVLYQANFAVFCAQYLPKWQNQMDPVTLAFMERGAKFTLADFRNAQFARTTLFRKIQSLFERYDFLVMPTNARTALDVTHDAANDEVMIDGVKCGITRQGWTSYQYPFNLTGHPACAYPSGFGTDGLPTSVQVVGKWGAETDVLRMGALLEAARPWAQHRPPTR
- a CDS encoding Bug family tripartite tricarboxylate transporter substrate binding protein, which produces MRLVAVIGALAGLAFGSGTAFAQAFDKPIKIMAPYAPGGNIDVTARIIADKLREVTGVTVIVENKAGASGMIGSDIVARSAPDGTSLLVSANSLVAVPAIYGNAPYDWRTAFTPITHIQRVPAVLVVPPSSPIKTLADFIALGKDGKFAVADSGVGTTNHLAIELIGEATNTKYTLVHYKGSGAAMIDVMAGQVPAQVDQLNAALGNIKSGKLRAIAVSSDKRVPQLPDVPTFKESGVKGLENFTFATFTGLFGPAKMPPEVVAKINEAMVKVLKDPAVVQRFADLTAEAYPTTPQETAAMFDAEDKMVVPLIKKLQIKPE
- a CDS encoding DMT family protein produces the protein MSFLPAAITPIVLLLISNVFMTFAWYGHLKFTDKPLWLVVVASWGIAFAEYCFAVPANRYGHAVYSAAELKTMQEVITLTVFAAFSVLYLGERITSNHLVGFALICGGAFFIFKGPLPSW
- a CDS encoding glycosyltransferase family 39 protein; the encoded protein is MLQGAGLLFYNAFDPAGLVSLDKPPLAFWIQTVFAAALGYGTWAIHLPQALAGTASVAVLYFLLRKPFGRSVALIAAFLMALSPIAVAVDRSNNTDAWLVLFLLIAAGLALRGRGLSLVFAMVALGFAFNVKMLAALVCGPALLAGWWLSSPLDWPRRLGWMVAGGFALAVVSLSWAVIFDLTPERLRPQAGSSKSGSMLELIVGHNGIERFVRDRRPQAPATTQAPHALAYDAAPVGPLRLATPMLAGQFAWALPFAVLGTILAWRRRRAAVALWAGWALTYGIVYSAAGGIFHIYYLVTLAPPLAALAAIGGVELWRRGAVPLALGVAATALWQAYVTGGTLGWTATWTGFPAVALFAAAAAAWRDRRLTALIGVVALLLLPTAWALSPIFSPGNLILPSASLPRWLGMDDGRGPILSRTHRSQGDDPKLLAFLEAQRGTAKFLAATSNALLASPLIIRSGEPVLAFGGYLGNDSIMSLDAFAERVKRGEVRYVLLSPRRRPAAFDAWVRARGRPVDPALWRSLPTEPRRAISLYDLAPRPTNR